The Micromonospora sp. NBC_00421 genome contains a region encoding:
- a CDS encoding sensor histidine kinase codes for MSRTLFGRPLRSVAFDVGVCGLVALFAVTGAEAQPGGWPAVLVGLAMTLALLFRRVHPALVAAVVAALALTQVVAGWGVLAYDIAVLIALYSVVKYADRLRDGVLAGVVAAIGVLLAATQSESNLVWWATAIYFGLVTGGVWLAALNVRTRRLYVLSLEERAVTLEREREAEARAAVAGERARIARELHDVVAHSMAVMIVQADGARLLFDRDPETARHAVKVVADTGRQALEEMRRLVDVLREPGTPEATTGPDATTPTTDPERRRATVGEVPALVGRFRDAGLRVRLRAEGVPAALPPGLDLTVYRVVQEALTNALKHAGVGADVKVVLGVDDDLVVRVTDDGRGRPPVRPAPSGGHGLVGMRERVGIYDGRLSAGPRTGGGWEVEVRLPLPSTPDPEVIAV; via the coding sequence GTGAGTCGTACCCTCTTCGGTCGCCCGCTGCGCAGCGTCGCCTTCGACGTCGGCGTCTGCGGCCTGGTGGCGCTCTTCGCCGTGACCGGGGCGGAAGCCCAGCCCGGGGGCTGGCCGGCCGTCCTGGTCGGCCTCGCGATGACGCTGGCCCTGCTGTTCCGCCGGGTGCACCCGGCGCTGGTCGCCGCGGTGGTGGCCGCGCTGGCGCTGACCCAGGTGGTCGCCGGTTGGGGTGTGCTGGCCTACGACATCGCGGTGCTGATCGCCCTCTACAGCGTGGTCAAGTACGCCGACCGGCTGCGCGACGGCGTGCTGGCCGGGGTCGTCGCCGCCATCGGGGTGCTGCTGGCCGCCACGCAGTCCGAGTCCAACCTCGTCTGGTGGGCCACCGCGATCTACTTCGGCCTGGTCACCGGCGGAGTGTGGCTGGCCGCGTTGAACGTGCGCACCCGCCGGCTCTACGTGCTCAGCCTGGAGGAGCGGGCCGTCACCCTGGAGCGGGAGCGGGAGGCGGAGGCCCGTGCGGCGGTGGCCGGCGAGCGGGCCCGGATCGCCCGCGAACTGCACGACGTGGTGGCGCACAGCATGGCGGTGATGATCGTGCAGGCCGATGGGGCCCGCCTGCTGTTCGACCGGGATCCGGAGACCGCCCGGCACGCGGTGAAGGTGGTGGCCGACACCGGTCGGCAGGCCCTGGAGGAGATGCGTCGGCTGGTCGACGTGTTGCGGGAACCGGGCACGCCGGAGGCGACGACCGGCCCTGACGCCACCACCCCCACCACCGACCCGGAACGCCGCCGCGCCACCGTCGGGGAGGTGCCCGCCCTGGTCGGCCGGTTCCGCGACGCCGGCCTGCGGGTCCGGCTCCGCGCCGAGGGCGTGCCGGCGGCGCTGCCACCCGGGCTCGACCTGACTGTCTACCGGGTGGTGCAGGAGGCGCTCACCAACGCCCTCAAGCATGCCGGGGTCGGTGCGGACGTGAAGGTCGTGCTCGGCGTCGACGACGACCTGGTGGTCCGGGTGACCGACGACGGGCGCGGCCGTCCGCCGGTCCGCCCGGCCCCCTCCGGCGGTCATGGCCTGGTCGGGATGCGGGAACGGGTCGGTATCTACGACGGTCGGCTCAGCGCCGGCCCCCGCACCGGCGGCGGGTGGGAGGTCGAGGTACGGCTGCCGCTACCGTCGACCCCGGACCCGGAGGTGATCGCGGTATGA
- a CDS encoding LVIVD repeat-containing protein, whose product MTRFLLPRPRQLKVVSVVAAGLLVASVAASPASNAAPVTATEVPPASAPGLAVDEISSSPNLRQVANLPKQAPFDTTSALGTDMAFQGRYAFVGNYNGFVVYDIGRPSTPKIVSQVLCPGSQNDISVYGNLLFLSTDSSRTDDSCASTTQPATVKESWEGIKVFDISDKANPRYVKSVETACGSHTHTLVPGKDPRTVYLYVSSYSPRADYPDCQPPHDSISIVKVPVKRPTEAAVVATPNLFPDGGYEGVPGQTSATSGCHDITAYPAKDLAAGACMGDGVLLDIRDREAPRVINRVRDTVNFAFWHSATFNNAGTKVVFTDELGGGGAATCNEVVGPNRGADAIYDVTGRGDARKMVFRSYYKIPRTNADTENCVAHNGSLIPVLGRDVLVQAWYQGGVSVWDFTDSTRPKEIGFWERGPLSDTQLTTGGAWSTYYYNGHIYSSDIQKGLDVLKLSDWRTWTADLVRVPELNVQTQAGYLSW is encoded by the coding sequence ATGACCAGATTCCTCCTGCCCCGACCGCGACAGCTGAAGGTCGTCAGCGTGGTCGCCGCCGGTCTGCTGGTGGCCAGCGTCGCCGCCAGCCCGGCGAGCAACGCCGCGCCGGTCACCGCGACCGAGGTCCCGCCCGCGTCGGCCCCGGGCCTCGCCGTCGACGAGATCTCCAGCAGCCCCAACCTGCGCCAGGTCGCCAACCTGCCCAAGCAGGCCCCCTTCGACACCACGAGCGCGCTCGGCACCGACATGGCCTTCCAGGGCCGCTACGCCTTCGTCGGCAACTACAACGGCTTCGTCGTCTACGACATCGGCCGCCCCAGCACCCCGAAGATCGTGTCGCAGGTGCTCTGCCCCGGCTCACAGAACGACATCTCGGTCTACGGCAACCTGCTCTTCCTCTCCACCGACTCGTCACGCACCGACGACTCCTGCGCCAGCACGACGCAACCGGCGACGGTCAAGGAGTCCTGGGAGGGCATCAAGGTCTTCGACATCAGCGACAAGGCCAACCCGCGTTACGTCAAGTCGGTGGAGACCGCCTGCGGTTCGCACACCCACACCCTCGTCCCGGGCAAGGACCCCAGGACGGTCTACCTGTACGTGTCGTCGTACAGCCCCCGGGCGGACTACCCCGACTGCCAGCCGCCGCACGACTCGATCTCGATCGTCAAGGTCCCGGTCAAGAGGCCCACCGAGGCGGCCGTGGTGGCCACCCCGAACCTCTTCCCGGACGGCGGCTACGAGGGCGTCCCGGGTCAGACCTCGGCCACCTCCGGCTGCCACGACATCACCGCCTACCCGGCCAAGGACCTTGCCGCCGGCGCCTGCATGGGCGACGGGGTCCTGCTGGACATCCGCGACCGCGAGGCACCACGGGTGATCAACCGGGTCCGGGACACGGTCAACTTCGCGTTCTGGCACTCGGCGACGTTCAACAACGCCGGCACCAAGGTCGTGTTCACCGACGAGCTCGGTGGCGGCGGCGCGGCCACCTGCAACGAGGTCGTCGGCCCGAACCGTGGCGCGGACGCCATCTACGACGTCACCGGCCGGGGTGACGCCCGGAAGATGGTCTTCCGCAGCTACTACAAGATCCCCCGGACCAATGCCGACACCGAGAACTGCGTGGCCCACAACGGCTCGCTGATCCCGGTGCTCGGCCGGGACGTCCTGGTGCAGGCGTGGTATCAGGGCGGGGTCTCGGTCTGGGACTTCACCGACTCGACCAGGCCGAAGGAGATCGGCTTCTGGGAGCGGGGGCCGTTGTCGGACACCCAGCTCACCACCGGTGGCGCCTGGTCGACGTACTACTACAACGGGCACATCTACTCCAGCGACATCCAGAAGGGCCTGGACGTGCTGAAGCTCAGCGACTGGCGGACCTGGACGGCGGATCTGGTCCGGGTCCCCGAGTTGAACGTGCAGACCCAGGCCGGCTACCTGAGCTGGTAG
- a CDS encoding response regulator transcription factor, producing the protein MTVRVVIVDDQALVRAGFRMVLDSQPDLAVVGEAIDGADALRVLARVEADVVVMDLRMPTMDGVEATRRICAGSADGRPRVLVLTTFDTEADAFAALRAGASGFLLKNVPPEDLLAAIRVVAEGDSVVAPSITRRLLDRFADRLGPAPAEDPRLAQLTDREREILLLVAQGLANAEIAARVHVAEATVKTHVGRILAKLQLRDRVQVVVLAYESGLVTPGG; encoded by the coding sequence ATGACGGTGCGAGTGGTGATCGTGGACGACCAGGCGCTGGTCCGGGCCGGCTTCCGGATGGTGCTCGACTCCCAACCCGACCTGGCGGTCGTCGGTGAGGCGATCGACGGGGCGGACGCGCTACGGGTGCTGGCCCGGGTCGAGGCCGACGTGGTGGTGATGGACCTGCGGATGCCGACCATGGACGGGGTGGAGGCGACCCGCCGGATCTGTGCCGGTTCCGCCGACGGCCGGCCCCGGGTGCTGGTGCTCACCACCTTCGACACCGAGGCGGACGCGTTCGCCGCGCTGCGCGCCGGGGCCAGCGGTTTCCTGCTCAAGAACGTGCCGCCGGAGGACCTGCTGGCGGCCATCCGGGTGGTCGCCGAGGGTGACTCGGTGGTCGCCCCGTCGATCACCCGCCGGCTGCTCGACCGGTTCGCCGACCGGCTCGGCCCGGCCCCCGCCGAGGACCCACGGCTGGCCCAGCTCACCGACCGGGAACGGGAGATCCTGCTGCTTGTCGCCCAGGGGCTGGCCAATGCCGAGATCGCCGCCCGGGTGCACGTCGCCGAGGCGACCGTGAAGACCCACGTCGGCCGGATCCTGGCCAAGCTCCAGCTCCGCGACCGGGTCCAGGTGGTGGTCCTGGCGTACGAGAGCGGCCTGGTCACCCCGGGCGGCTGA
- a CDS encoding ABC transporter permease yields MLRLTLRTLRADALRLLLSSVAIVLGVAFVAGTLMLTDGMQAGAYERAAAFDRHTDLGVYADRSALPPSLVDRVRAVDGVAAAAGELTALAGVVGADGRPVLGFGVLAAIPTEPALRSYDVVAGRLPDRPGEVVLDAPTVAQEGFVLGAPVSVGGSTGPARPYTLVGTVDVADTTRDVGGPFIGLVGPDALAASGERGYGRIMVAAAPGTSAQTLAERVAAVVGGDATVKSRQRILDEAVEDAVRDLDQFRMVLLTFAGVAVVVAGFVIANTFAIVLAQRARRTALLRLVGAGRGQIFRAALLESVVLGLVGSALGVVLGVGLAAGASALVPRFDLPVSGGFTLTTRTVLLSVLLGTVVTVGSALVPAWQGTRVPPVAALTDAAGQPARSAGRVRLTVGALVGAAGIAALAGAAAVGQIVLVALGGVLAFFGIVLFGPVLVPLLVRVLGRPLRPLLRATAALAVANAARNPRRVSATATALVIGIGLVSAFVVGAGSVKVGVERAVDAQIGVDYVVTGIGSDLPATLAGELAARPEVGTVHEHRSRVVDGVQLRSAHPALVRRTLAGVDTGDVADLGPGAVLVHRELAAARGWRVGSTVTVAGRPFRVAAVVTADGPLPAQVSAGHVVDLTDADFTRLFPTERGSLAEVEPAAGVSAERARAAVEAVVDRYPTVNLMDQAAYKKMLTGTVDMLLAFVTALLGLAVVIALVGVANTLSLSVLERTRENAVLRAVGLSRGRMRALLAVEAVLTALVGALLGTALGIGVSAGAVAFVARVGGDFTLVLPWGRLGLILAVAVLAALAASVLPARRALARPVVEALGAD; encoded by the coding sequence ATGCTGCGCCTGACCCTGCGCACGCTGCGCGCCGACGCGCTGCGCCTGCTGCTCTCCTCGGTGGCGATCGTGCTCGGTGTCGCCTTCGTCGCCGGTACGCTGATGCTCACCGACGGCATGCAGGCCGGGGCGTACGAGCGGGCCGCCGCCTTCGACCGGCACACCGACCTCGGTGTCTACGCCGACCGGAGCGCCCTGCCGCCGTCCCTGGTCGACCGGGTGCGCGCGGTCGACGGGGTGGCCGCCGCCGCCGGTGAGCTGACCGCCCTCGCCGGGGTGGTCGGTGCCGACGGCCGTCCGGTGCTCGGCTTCGGGGTGCTCGCCGCGATCCCCACCGAACCGGCGCTGCGCTCGTACGACGTGGTCGCCGGCCGGCTGCCCGACCGCCCCGGCGAGGTGGTCCTCGACGCGCCCACGGTGGCACAGGAGGGTTTTGTCCTCGGCGCCCCGGTCTCCGTCGGCGGGTCCACCGGCCCGGCCCGCCCGTACACCCTGGTCGGCACTGTGGACGTGGCCGACACCACCCGGGACGTCGGTGGCCCGTTCATCGGCCTGGTCGGCCCGGACGCCCTGGCGGCCAGCGGGGAACGGGGCTACGGCCGGATCATGGTGGCCGCCGCGCCGGGCACGTCGGCGCAGACACTGGCCGAACGGGTGGCCGCGGTGGTGGGCGGCGACGCCACGGTGAAGTCACGGCAGCGCATCCTCGACGAGGCAGTCGAGGACGCGGTCCGTGACCTGGACCAGTTCCGGATGGTGCTGCTCACCTTCGCCGGGGTGGCGGTGGTGGTGGCCGGGTTCGTCATCGCCAACACCTTCGCCATCGTGCTCGCCCAGCGGGCCCGGCGGACCGCGTTGCTGCGGCTGGTGGGGGCGGGACGGGGGCAGATCTTCCGGGCCGCTCTCCTGGAGTCGGTGGTGCTCGGCCTGGTCGGCTCGGCCCTCGGGGTGGTGCTCGGCGTCGGCCTGGCCGCCGGAGCGTCGGCCCTGGTGCCGCGCTTCGACCTGCCGGTCTCCGGCGGCTTCACGCTCACCACCCGCACCGTCCTGCTCAGCGTGCTGCTCGGCACGGTGGTCACCGTCGGATCCGCGTTGGTGCCCGCCTGGCAGGGCACCCGGGTACCGCCGGTGGCCGCCCTCACCGACGCTGCCGGACAGCCGGCCCGGAGTGCCGGACGGGTCCGGCTGACCGTCGGCGCGCTGGTCGGGGCCGCCGGCATCGCCGCGCTGGCCGGGGCTGCCGCCGTCGGCCAGATCGTCCTGGTCGCCCTCGGCGGAGTGCTGGCCTTCTTCGGCATCGTGCTGTTCGGCCCGGTGCTGGTGCCGCTGCTGGTGCGGGTGCTCGGCCGGCCGTTGCGCCCCCTGCTGAGGGCCACCGCCGCGCTCGCCGTCGCCAACGCCGCCCGCAACCCGCGCCGGGTCTCCGCGACCGCCACCGCCCTGGTGATCGGCATCGGGCTGGTCTCGGCGTTCGTGGTGGGCGCCGGCAGTGTCAAGGTGGGCGTCGAGCGTGCGGTCGACGCCCAGATCGGCGTCGACTACGTGGTCACCGGCATCGGCAGTGACCTGCCTGCCACACTCGCCGGTGAACTGGCTGCCCGCCCCGAGGTGGGCACGGTGCACGAGCACCGCAGCCGGGTCGTCGACGGCGTCCAGCTGCGGTCGGCCCATCCGGCGCTGGTTCGTCGTACCCTCGCCGGGGTCGACACCGGGGACGTCGCCGACCTGGGGCCGGGGGCGGTGCTGGTGCACCGGGAACTGGCCGCCGCCCGGGGGTGGCGGGTGGGGTCGACGGTCACCGTCGCCGGGCGTCCGTTCCGGGTGGCCGCCGTGGTCACCGCCGACGGCCCGCTGCCGGCCCAGGTCTCCGCCGGGCACGTCGTCGACCTGACCGACGCCGACTTCACCAGGCTCTTCCCGACCGAACGGGGCTCCCTGGCCGAGGTCGAACCGGCCGCCGGGGTATCCGCCGAGCGGGCCCGCGCCGCCGTCGAGGCGGTGGTCGACCGGTATCCGACGGTGAACCTGATGGACCAGGCGGCCTACAAGAAGATGCTCACCGGCACGGTGGACATGCTGCTCGCCTTCGTCACCGCGCTGCTCGGCCTGGCGGTGGTGATCGCCCTGGTCGGTGTCGCGAACACGCTCAGCCTTTCGGTGCTGGAGCGGACCCGGGAGAACGCCGTGCTACGCGCCGTCGGGCTGTCCCGGGGGCGGATGCGCGCGTTGCTGGCCGTGGAGGCGGTGCTGACCGCCCTGGTCGGCGCGCTGCTCGGCACCGCGCTGGGCATCGGCGTCAGCGCCGGGGCGGTGGCCTTCGTGGCCCGGGTCGGTGGGGACTTCACCCTGGTGCTGCCCTGGGGACGGCTCGGGCTGATCCTGGCCGTGGCGGTGCTCGCCGCGTTGGCCGCCTCGGTCCTGCCGGCCCGCCGGGCGTTGGCCCGCCCGGTGGTGGAGGCGCTCGGCGCGGACTGA
- a CDS encoding SLC13 family permease — protein MAPAGGVPPVPTDRSRRPRLHPLDQVAIGLAVLGVGAVVTGLLPRADAEATLHRILPLLLFLGAVVVLAELTAVAGVFDVLATRLAVAARGSFAALFLLCVGFASVTTIALNLDTTAVLLTPVMIALARKLGTAPGPLAMTTVWLANTASLLLPVSNLTNLLAADRIDLAPLAYATRMALPQVAAIMVTMAGLWFWYWRRGRRDADRFTPPPPYRPADRLLFGTAVAGCLLLVGGILAGVEIGVAAAVAAGLVVLGFAVRSRRTLRPALLPWRLLVFVTGLFLVVQTLGRHGLDDLVSVLLGDAGGAVGALRAGGTGAFLANLVNNLPAYLAGEAVLPPGDETRLLALLIGTNVGPLAVPWASLATLLWYERCRAAGVTVPLGRFVATSAVVAVLATLAAVLALLVVG, from the coding sequence GTGGCACCTGCCGGCGGCGTACCGCCCGTACCTACCGACCGCTCCCGTCGTCCGCGGCTGCACCCGCTGGACCAGGTGGCGATCGGGCTGGCCGTGCTCGGCGTCGGCGCGGTGGTCACCGGCCTGCTCCCCCGGGCCGACGCCGAAGCGACGCTGCACCGCATCCTGCCGCTGCTGCTCTTCCTCGGCGCGGTGGTGGTGCTCGCCGAGCTGACCGCCGTCGCCGGGGTGTTCGACGTGCTGGCCACCCGGCTGGCGGTCGCCGCCCGGGGCAGCTTCGCCGCCCTGTTCCTGCTCTGCGTCGGCTTCGCCTCGGTCACCACCATCGCCCTCAACCTGGACACCACCGCGGTCCTGCTCACCCCGGTGATGATCGCGCTGGCCCGCAAGCTGGGCACCGCCCCGGGCCCGCTGGCGATGACCACGGTCTGGCTGGCGAACACCGCCAGCCTGCTGCTGCCGGTGTCGAACCTGACCAACCTGCTCGCCGCCGACCGGATCGACCTGGCCCCCCTCGCGTACGCGACCAGGATGGCGTTGCCGCAGGTCGCGGCGATCATGGTGACCATGGCGGGGTTGTGGTTCTGGTACTGGCGGCGGGGCCGACGCGACGCCGACCGGTTCACCCCACCCCCGCCGTACCGACCGGCGGACCGGTTGCTGTTCGGCACGGCGGTCGCCGGTTGCCTGCTGCTCGTCGGCGGCATCCTGGCCGGGGTGGAGATCGGCGTCGCCGCCGCCGTCGCCGCCGGGCTGGTGGTGCTCGGCTTCGCGGTCCGGTCCCGGCGGACCCTACGGCCGGCGCTGCTGCCCTGGCGGCTGCTGGTCTTCGTGACAGGCCTGTTCCTGGTGGTGCAGACCCTCGGCCGGCACGGGCTGGACGACCTGGTGTCGGTGCTGCTCGGGGACGCCGGAGGCGCGGTGGGGGCACTGCGGGCCGGCGGCACCGGCGCGTTCCTGGCCAACCTGGTCAACAACCTGCCCGCCTACCTGGCCGGCGAGGCGGTGCTCCCACCCGGTGACGAGACCCGGCTGCTGGCGCTGCTGATCGGCACCAACGTCGGCCCGCTGGCGGTGCCGTGGGCGTCGCTTGCCACCCTGCTGTGGTACGAGCGCTGCCGGGCCGCCGGGGTGACCGTGCCGCTGGGCCGGTTCGTGGCCACCAGCGCGGTGGTCGCGGTACTCGCCACGCTGGCCGCGGTGCTCGCCCTGCTGGTGGTCGGCTGA
- a CDS encoding DUF305 domain-containing protein, producing MTGRRGRILLAVTVAVAVLLSIGLALRPDGRPTPAADPTAAPTPTLPVDAPGVIVPGRPGESAATRPAQEVRDTSSPRYNTPDVWFVRMMIPHHRQALQMAELAPDRAASAQVKAIAARIRGAQGPEIGLLRGWLDTRGLAAEEPGHDHGGMRGMQSPEAIRQLTAARGAAFDRLFVQLMTAHHEGAVTMATELLSAGADQQLNEFANAVATEQTVEIARLRELV from the coding sequence ATGACCGGCCGCCGTGGACGGATCCTGCTCGCCGTCACAGTTGCCGTCGCCGTCCTGCTGTCGATCGGGCTGGCTCTGCGCCCCGACGGCCGACCGACGCCGGCAGCCGACCCCACGGCCGCCCCGACGCCTACCCTCCCGGTCGACGCCCCCGGGGTGATCGTGCCCGGCCGGCCGGGGGAGTCCGCCGCCACCCGGCCCGCGCAGGAGGTCCGGGACACCAGCTCACCCCGGTACAACACCCCCGACGTCTGGTTCGTCCGGATGATGATCCCGCACCACCGGCAGGCCCTCCAGATGGCCGAGCTCGCCCCCGATCGGGCCGCCAGCGCACAGGTCAAGGCGATCGCCGCCCGGATTCGCGGTGCGCAGGGGCCGGAGATCGGGCTGCTACGCGGCTGGCTCGACACCCGGGGCCTGGCCGCCGAGGAACCCGGCCACGACCACGGCGGGATGCGCGGCATGCAGTCGCCCGAGGCGATCCGGCAACTCACCGCCGCCCGGGGCGCCGCCTTCGACCGGCTCTTCGTCCAACTCATGACCGCCCACCACGAGGGCGCGGTGACGATGGCGACCGAACTGCTCTCCGCCGGTGCCGACCAGCAGCTCAACGAGTTCGCCAACGCGGTGGCGACCGAACAGACAGTGGAGATCGCCCGGCTGCGCGAGCTGGTCTGA